The DNA sequence GTTCTTTTGTCTGAATCGGCACAATCGCGTGATACGCCTCATAGAGTGCGGGGCGCATTAATTCGGTCATCGCCGCATCCACAATACAAAAATTCTTTTCCGCGCCGGGTTTGAGGTACTCCACACGCGTGAGTAAAACGCCTGCATTACCAACCAATGACCTACCCGGCTCAAGGACCACATCCAGGTGCGCAAAGCCACGTTTGGCAACGTGATTGAGCAGGGCGTTAGTAAATTCAGTAATGTCGGGTGGCGTTTCGGCTCCGTAAGATATGCCAAGGCCGCCTCCTAAATCGAGGTGGTGAATCACGACCCCCTCTTTTTTGAGGTGGACCACCAAGTCCAATACTTTATCAACGGCATCTAAGTAGGGTGCGATGCTGGTGATTTGCGAGCCAATGTGGCAATCAATTCCGACGACATCGATGTGCGATAAGAGCGCTGCCTCGCGGTAGGTCTTCAGAACCTCATGGTAAGCAATGCCAAACTTATTGTCTTTGAGGCCAGTAGAAATATACGGGTGTGTTTGTGCATCGACATCGGGATTAACGCGCAAGGAAATGGGGGCGCGGCAACCCTGCTGTGAAGCGATGCGATTGATTTGATGCAGCTCCGGAATAGACTCCACATTGATGCATTTAACCCCGGCTTTCAGTGCCGCTGTAATTTCAGTGGCAGATTTGCCTACTCCAGCAAATACGAGACTCGAAGGCTCAGCACCAATGGCTAGGGCGCGGGCCAGTTCGCCGCCACTCACTAAATCAAAGCCAGCTCCCAAGCGCCGCAAGCAATCCAAGACTGCTAAATTGCTATTGGATTTCATCGCAAAGTGGATGCGGGCACGCCGCTTACCGGCTGCGTCTACACAGGCACGATCGTAGGCTTGATAGGCCTCGGTGATTGCGCGCTTACTGTAAATGTAGAGAGGCGTTCCATATTGTTCTGCCAGGCTTGCTAAAGAAACATCCTCGGCATACCACTTGCCGCCACGCTCTGAAAAGCCAGCTAAATGGGGGAGGGGGTTAGATTGGGTGTCGACGGTCATTGCTTTGGTGGGTTGGCGCTAGCTGGACTACTAGGCGGGTATAAAACGCCCTTGGGCTCAGCTTGAGTTGGGGGATTGGGGACGGGTGGTACCGTGGGCAAGTACAGGGGGCCCCTAACCCCGCATCCCGTGAGGGATATTAGAAGTCCAATACCCAGTGCTCTGATTAGAATGGCTATCATGGTTATCTTTATTACGAATGATTGAATATAGCATGCAGCAGCCTGATACCAAGCCTAGTAATTCAGCGGCGGAAGCAATTGATGACTCGCAATTTCATCAGTTGGGTGCGCACCTGCTGCAGTCGATCGAACTGGCATTGGAAGCTACCGATGATCTCCTGGACTTGGATCTCGATGTATCGCGTCAGGGGGGTAATGTCATTACCATTCAGTTTCGTGATCGCAGTGTGATTGTGGTCAACACCCAGCCACCCCTCCATGAAATCTGGGTAGCCGCAAAGTGTGGCGGCTTTCATTACCGCTGGGCAGGTAGTATGGCAAAGCCGCTATGGCTGGACACCAAAACCGGCCGTGAGTTGCTCAGTGATTTATCCGAGTTTGCTAGTGCGCAAGCAGGCCAGCCACTAACCATCGCACTGAAATAAGCGCGACCTCGTTTTATTACGCTGCGCCAGTAGCAACCAGTGTTTCAATCACGGTAGCGTCCGGCACTTGCTGAATGCGCGCAGCGCCAATCGATCCCAATGTGATGTAGCGAATTTGCCCTGCCTCTGTCTTTTTATCGACCTGCATTAATTCCATAAAGCGCTCTGTGCCTAGCTTGGGCGGCACGATGGGCAAGTGCATTGCTTTAATCATTTGTTTCAGGCGCTGTGCATCAGCCTGGCCAATGTGACCTAAGCGCGCACTCAGATCGGCTGCCATCACCATGCCGCAGCCTACCGCCTCACCATGCAACCACTCGCCATATCCAAGCCCAGATTCAATCGCATGACCGAAGGTGTGACCAAAATTTAAGGTGGCCCTAATTCCTCCTTCACGCTCATCGGCAGAGACAACCGCAGACTTAATTTCGCAGGAGCGCAAAACCGCGTGGGCCATTGCATCGGTATCGCATGCAAGTAAGGCGCTGGTATTGGCTTCGATCCAATTTAAGAAATCAGCATCGGCAATCGCACCATGTTTAATCACCTCAGCTAGGCCAGCGGAGAGCTCGCGGGCCGGCAGTGTGCGGAGTGTATTTAAATCGGCAATCACGGCTACTGGCTGGTGAAAGGCGCCAATCATATTTTTCCCTAAGGGATGATTGATGCCAGTTTTGCCGCCAACCGACGAGTCAACTTGAGCCAATAGGGTTGTAGGGACTTGAATAAAGCGAATGCCACGCATGAAGCTAGCAGCGCCAAAGCCAGCCATATCGCCCACCACGCCACCGCCGAGTGCAACGATCATGCTTTGACGATCGGCACCATGTGCAAGTAGTTCGTCAAAAATGAGCTGCAGGTGCTGCCAGTCTTTATATGACTCGCCATCCGGTAATTCGAGTAAGCGAACGGTTTTACCCAGTTGGCTTAAGGTGCTCATCAGCGTCTTTGCATACAGCGGTGCAACGGTTGTATTGCTCACAATAAAAACCGTAGTACTGGATTTGAGGTGGGGCTCGAATAGCGCCTTCTGCTCAAGCAAATCCGTGCCAATGTAAATGGGATAGCTGCGGCTAGCTAAGTCGACGTGTAGTGTTTTCATGAGGAGAGTTCAAGTTGCATCAGTAATGTATGGACCAGCTGATTGACACTGGGTTTGCCAGTTTCAATCACATGGTCTGCGATTTCGCGGTAGAGGGGGTCACGTACCCGGTATAAATTTTCTAGGGTTTGGCGTGCATCTCCGGTTTGCAAAAGAGGGCGGCCTTCACCGCCTTTAGTGCGGTGCCAAAGCTCAGTTGGCCCTGCATGTAAATAAATCACAGTGCCTCTGCTGCTGAGTAAGGCGCGATTCTCTGGAAGAATGACAGCCCCGCCACCAGTAGCCAGAACAATTGACTCTTCCTGTGCTGCCTCCTTAATCGCTTGAGCCTCCCGCTTACGAAAGCCGGCCTCACCCTCCATTTCAAAAATGACGGGGATTTTGACGCCACAGCGCTCTTCGATCAATGTATCGGCATCAATAAATCGACGGTCTAATTTACGGGCCAATAATTTACCCACCGTGGATTTACCGGCGCCCATTAGGCCAACAAGATAAATGTTTTTTGTTAAGGAATTCACCTCTTGATTTTATTAGGGTTTGCCGACAACAGTGGGGGTTATAAAGACCAATAGCTCGGTTTTATCGCGTAAGGTGGATTTATGCTGAAAAAAGTGCCCAATTAGTGGGATGTCCCCCAATAAAGGGATTTTGACTACATCCTCGCGTTCTGTGGTTTGGTAGACGCCCCCAAGAATCACGGTTCCACCATTTTCAACCGTGACTTCCGAACTCAGATTTTTAGTATCAATGGCATACCCTTGTTCGGTTTTCATGCCGACCGTATCTTTGTTAATGGAAACCAGCATCGAAATCGTGTCGTCGGGATGAATTTTGGGAACGACCTCAAGGCGTAAGTTGGCCTTACGAAATTGCAGCTTACTGCCTGTTTGGCTCGATGTTTGATAGGGAAGTTCAGTGCCTTGCTCAATCGTCGCTTTTACCTGGTCAGCCGTCATGATGCGTGGATTCGACAAAATCTTCCCTTGACCATCGCTTTCCAATGCGGACAACTCCATCTGCAGTAATCGCGTTGCGCCCTTGGACAAAAGGGTAGCGGCTACTGTACTCGGATCAAGGCCCGCTAGCCCCGATGCCCCCAAATCCCAATTACTGATCAGCATGTTATCGGCATCCCCGCCTATGCCCTTGGCCTGCAATCCCAGTTTGGCACCTAAGTTCCGTGCAAAGCGGTGATCCGCTTCGACGATGCGCGCCTCAATCAAAATTTGCTTTGGACTGCTGAGGTGATCGCCCCCAAAAGGCAATGCGGCATCGTCTCTGCGGTGCTTTTGAAAACTCAGAATTTCGGCATGAGGAGCAATCCAGTAAATATCGCCTTGCCGAATGATACCCAAACCCCTGCTGGCTAAAATCGAGTGCAAGGCGGTATGCCATGCTGTATTTTTAAGGTCCAAGGAAATACGCCCTTGAATGGCCGCACTTAATAAAAAGTTGGTGTTACCCAGGCGCGCTAATTCGTGCAAAAGCGCGCTGACCTCAATGTTGGCAAAGTGGAGGCTAATGGTATTTTGCTGAGCTGGGCGCATGGCGGCTGGCCCGAGGTTGTCGGAGGCCGCATGTACACCATAAAAAGGGCTGAACGTAATGATCAGGAGAAAAAGTAGGCAATACACCAATCCCATGCATTACTCCTTGCTGACGGAAATCGCGACAGACTTGCCGTCATTGGATGTGAGCATGGCGAGCTCGCGTGTGACGGAGGAGAGGCGCCACCCTTCTACTGCGGGGCTGTTTAAGGAAATGTGTTGCATGCCTTCCCCCGTATGAAAAAGACCACTGGTGCCTGAACTGGAATTACTCATGCCCAAGTAGCGCCACCGCTTAAGGGATTGCTCAGCAGGGCTGATTTTTGGCGCCTGCGAACTATGGGCATTACGCGCCCGAGTTGTATTGGCATTTTGCAACACCACACTTTCCAGTGATTCCAGTTCGGATAACAGCAACGCTTGGTTATCTTCCAGCTGGTCCTTCAGACTTAAAACAAGCGCCTTGACCTGATCGACGCTCTGCCCCGCTTCATCCGCTGCAGACGGTTGCAAGCTTTGGGCTGTGCGCAACTCAAATAACCAATAACTATTGAGTAGGGTGGCCGCCGCCATGCAGACGACCATTGCAAGCCAAATGGGCCCTGCTTGTAAAAGGGCTCTTAACTGGAGATTTTTTGTCAGGGGGCTAGATGCCCCCTGAATGGAGTCCGCTTTGCGGTTTTGATGTGAGGGAAACTGCTCGGAAAGGCGATGGGCATCCGCTTCATATGAATGGCGATTCATGGTTTTGTTCTCAGGTATGGAGGTATTGCCACGTAGCTTGGAATGACCGATGGCAGGGTCATCCCCCAATTCACTCAAAATGGCATCAAAAGACTCGGGGGAAATGGATCGCTTCGGCACGCCATGATTTTTGCTGATCGCGCAATCCTGTGCTATCAGGAAAAGACTCCTCTTGTATCGGCTAAATCTGATTTAGAGGGGGATAAGCAGCCGACATATAATCCCAATATGGCGATCTCCCCTAAAGACAAGCCACCAGTCAAGCCCTCGCTCAAGCGATCGCCTGACGGTCGGTCTTACCGTCCACACCCAGATAATGTGTCGCTATCGAGCACCATTCGTGGGCCCTTGATTAAGGCCTTATTGGTCTTTGCTTTAGCCGGCGGGGTGATGGTTACGA is a window from the Polynucleobacter difficilis genome containing:
- the aroB gene encoding 3-dehydroquinate synthase, giving the protein MKTLHVDLASRSYPIYIGTDLLEQKALFEPHLKSSTTVFIVSNTTVAPLYAKTLMSTLSQLGKTVRLLELPDGESYKDWQHLQLIFDELLAHGADRQSMIVALGGGVVGDMAGFGAASFMRGIRFIQVPTTLLAQVDSSVGGKTGINHPLGKNMIGAFHQPVAVIADLNTLRTLPARELSAGLAEVIKHGAIADADFLNWIEANTSALLACDTDAMAHAVLRSCEIKSAVVSADEREGGIRATLNFGHTFGHAIESGLGYGEWLHGEAVGCGMVMAADLSARLGHIGQADAQRLKQMIKAMHLPIVPPKLGTERFMELMQVDKKTEAGQIRYITLGSIGAARIQQVPDATVIETLVATGAA
- the lptM gene encoding LPS translocon maturation chaperone LptM, whose translation is MIAILIRALGIGLLISLTGCGVRGPLYLPTVPPVPNPPTQAEPKGVLYPPSSPASANPPKQ
- the lysA gene encoding diaminopimelate decarboxylase, translating into MTVDTQSNPLPHLAGFSERGGKWYAEDVSLASLAEQYGTPLYIYSKRAITEAYQAYDRACVDAAGKRRARIHFAMKSNSNLAVLDCLRRLGAGFDLVSGGELARALAIGAEPSSLVFAGVGKSATEITAALKAGVKCINVESIPELHQINRIASQQGCRAPISLRVNPDVDAQTHPYISTGLKDNKFGIAYHEVLKTYREAALLSHIDVVGIDCHIGSQITSIAPYLDAVDKVLDLVVHLKKEGVVIHHLDLGGGLGISYGAETPPDITEFTNALLNHVAKRGFAHLDVVLEPGRSLVGNAGVLLTRVEYLKPGAEKNFCIVDAAMTELMRPALYEAYHAIVPIQTKELSHQTYDVVGPVCESGDWLGRDRALAIAEGDYLAILSAGAYGFVMSSNYNTRPRPAEIMVDGDKAYVIRDRENVSDLFAGERTLP
- a CDS encoding shikimate kinase, yielding MGAGKSTVGKLLARKLDRRFIDADTLIEERCGVKIPVIFEMEGEAGFRKREAQAIKEAAQEESIVLATGGGAVILPENRALLSSRGTVIYLHAGPTELWHRTKGGEGRPLLQTGDARQTLENLYRVRDPLYREIADHVIETGKPSVNQLVHTLLMQLELSS
- a CDS encoding type II and III secretion system protein, coding for MGLVYCLLFLLIITFSPFYGVHAASDNLGPAAMRPAQQNTISLHFANIEVSALLHELARLGNTNFLLSAAIQGRISLDLKNTAWHTALHSILASRGLGIIRQGDIYWIAPHAEILSFQKHRRDDAALPFGGDHLSSPKQILIEARIVEADHRFARNLGAKLGLQAKGIGGDADNMLISNWDLGASGLAGLDPSTVAATLLSKGATRLLQMELSALESDGQGKILSNPRIMTADQVKATIEQGTELPYQTSSQTGSKLQFRKANLRLEVVPKIHPDDTISMLVSINKDTVGMKTEQGYAIDTKNLSSEVTVENGGTVILGGVYQTTEREDVVKIPLLGDIPLIGHFFQHKSTLRDKTELLVFITPTVVGKP
- the cyaY gene encoding iron donor protein CyaY; amino-acid sequence: MQQPDTKPSNSAAEAIDDSQFHQLGAHLLQSIELALEATDDLLDLDLDVSRQGGNVITIQFRDRSVIVVNTQPPLHEIWVAAKCGGFHYRWAGSMAKPLWLDTKTGRELLSDLSEFASAQAGQPLTIALK